Below is a window of Staphylococcus succinus DNA.
ACTTTTCTTACATTTTGGACAAATATAGTGTGGCGGTAATGGATTAACTTCGGTGATTTCAGTCATTGTTGCTACAAAGCTAGATCCAACTGAACCACGTGAACCTACAAGGTAACCATCATCTAATGATTTTTTTACAAGTCTTTGTGAAATTAAGTAAATAACTGAGAACCCATTACCTATAATACTTTCCAACTCTTTTTCAAGACGATCAATAACAATTTGTGGCAAATCATCACCATACAACGCTCTAGCATTCGAATAACTCAAATCTCGTATTTCATCATTTGCCCCGTCCATTCTAGGTGTATAAAGTTCATCTTTAATTGGGACGACACGTTCTATTCGATCAGCTAACTCGTTGGTATTTTTCACTACGATTTCATATGCTTTTTCTTCACCTAAGAAATGTAATTCGTCTAACATTTCATCTGTAGTTCTGAAATGTGCTTCTGGCAATGTTGAACGGTTTAAAGGATTACCCGGTTGTGCTGCAATTAAAATTTTACGAGCAATTGAATCATGCTCATATAAATAATGTGCATTACCTGTCGCAATGACTGGAATATTATTAACTTCACCAGCTCTTAATAATCGATTATAAATTTCATGTAACGTTTCATTATCACGTACAAGTTCTCTATCAATTAAATCCTGATAAAGCGCTGGAGGTTGTACTTCTATAAAATCATAATATTTAGCTATTCTTTCTACTTGTGACTGATCTTTTTGCATCACAGCCGTAAATACCTCACCCTCATCACAAGCTGATCCAACCAAAATACCTTCCCTATGTTCATCTAACAATGAACGAGGGATTCTTGGAGTTCGATAGTAATATTCAACGAGTGAAGCACTTACGATTTTGAATAGATTCTTTAGACCTGTTTGATTTTGCACAATCAATGTAACGTGATTAGGTCGCGCACGTTTATAAGCATCTTCATTAGACAATGACTTATTAATATCTTGATGATTTTCTACACCGAGCGCTTCTAACTGCTTAAGCATCTTAATAAACATATATGCTGTGGCTTCAGTATCATAAATTGCTCTATGATGTTGTGTCAGTTCAACGCCATATTTTTTCGCCAAAAAGTTCAATCCATGCTTACCATATTCAGTATTAATTGTACGCGAGAGTTCTAATGTATCGATAACACCATTAGTTGAAGCACCAATGCCTACATGCTCATAGCCTGTGTCAATGAAGCCCATATCAAACGAAGCATTATGTGCAACAAAAATGGCATCACCTACCCAAGTTTTAAAATCCGTGAGCACTTCTTCAATTTCGGGAGCGTCTACCAACATATCATCAGTGATATGCGTTAAATTGATAATTGTTTCTGATAAACGCTCATGTGGGTTACTGAAACGTTCAAATTTATCAATAATTTCTCCATCTTTTACTTTCACAGCAGCAAGTTCAATAATTTTATCGTATTGATTTGATAAACCTGTTGTTTCAACGTCAAATACTACATAAGTTGCAGACTTAAGGTCTCTATCCATCGGTTTATAAGCAATCGGAACACCATCATCGACTAACATGCCTTCCATTCCATAAATCATTTTAATACCATTTTTTTCAGCAGCACTATGTGCATCTGGGAATGCTTGGACGACATTATGGTCAGTAACTGCTATCGCTTTATGACCCCATTTAGCCGCTTGATCTACATATGCTGAAATGTTAGGTATGCCATCCATTTGACTCATTGAGGTATGCAAATGAAATTCCACTCTTTTTTCTTCAGCTTTATCTTGTTTGGTAGATTTTTTTATTTCTTCTATGTCAGACATCATCATGACTAAGTCTCGCACAAACGTATCTTCTTCTATACGTCCTTGAGCACGGACCCATTTACCAACACTTAATGCTTTAAAATGATCTAAATCATCTTTATTTTTACGTGTAAACATTTTCAATACAAGGGAATCTGTATAGTCAGTAACTTTTAATTCAACTATATGTCGACCACTCTTAAGCTCTTTTAAGTTTATATCAAAAATAACACCTTCAACCGCAACTTTAAACTCTTCTTCAATAATAGATTCAATTGGTTTTACACTTTCAACTTGAATTGGTTTACCAATCTGACATTTTGTAACTGAACTTTCGTTATTATCTTGTTGTTTTGCTTTTTCAGCTTTCATTTTTTCTAATTTTTCAGTTGCTTCACGTGCGCTTTTTTCATCTTCTTCTTGAATATGTGCTTCTAACGATGCTAAATCGTCACCTGTACTCACACTATCGGTTTCAAACACAACTTTATTAAAATCAAATCCACACTTTTGGAATGCTTTTATTAAACTACCATTACATGCTTTATCAAAGTGATCTCGTTCAATATCATTTTGACACATGATTTTTAAAACATCACCCGACATAATTAGACGTTTTTGTTTTAATTGGCCTTTGACTTTGGGGGACAATTTGGTTTGATCTATGCAATAGCTAAAGTATTTCAAAGCATATTCATCTTGGTTCATTTTATTATTTATTGTGAAATTACAATCAACTTTTGCAATCAACTTAAATTCTTCAGTAACTGCGCTTGTAAATAGCAAATAATCTTCTATAGATAAGAAGTGTGGAAATGTGATTTGGAAGACCCATGAACGGTCTGTTGCCTTTACATCCACACGTGTTAATTCACTTTGTTCAAGAAACGTTGCATCTAATTGATTCGCTATTTTAATTTGGTCAGCTAGAATTTTAAACTTTTCCTGATTTGTCATTGCCATGACGATAACCACCTTACTCTTAATTACACTGATTTACCTGTATTTGATTACTTACATTAAATGACGGTGTATGTATTATTATTACATTCTTTATATTATAACTGAATATGTATGAAATTCTAATAGTTAAACTTTATGCTTGTTCATACTTTTGATTTGAATAACAAATGCACCATTGTAGCGACTACAATGATGCATTAATTTAACTTGTAAGATTCAACTACTATTTTTCTTTGTTAATTATAACAAATTGTTGCAAATCTTGCTGCAACTTATATACTTGTGAACAATTGATTCACATGGTTAATTAGGTTATCGATATGAACGTCATCGCTCTCACCTGTATCACGTCGTTTCACTTCTACGATGCCTTCTGCTGCATTTTTACCTACCATTACACGTATCGGTAAGCCAATTAAATCTGCATCATTAAACTTCACGCCAGCACGTTCTTTTCGATCGTCATATAATACATCATAGTTTTCTTTCAACTGTGCATACAATTGATCTCCTAATTCGCGTTGATCATCTTTTTTAGGATTAATTGTGATTAAATGTAAATCAAATGGCGTAACTGATTTAGGCCATATAATTCCATTTTCATCATTGTTTTGTTCTACAATTGCACTCAAAGTTCTTGAGACACCTATTCCATAACAACCCATTAATAATGGTTGTGCTTTACCTTGATTGTTTAAAAATGTAGCATTCATCGATTCTGAATATTTTGTACCAAGTTTAAATACTTGGCCAACTTCAATACCTTCTGCAAAATGAGCTACACCTGAACCATCAGATAGCGGCTCGCCCTCTAATATGAATCTGAAATCTCCGTATTCAGTTACAACGAAATCTCTACCTACATTCGCATTTAAAAAGTGATAACCATCTTCATTTGCGCCTACAACAATATTATTCAAATCTTTAATAAAGTTATCTGCATAGATTTTCACTTCTTTATCAAATATTGGACCTAGTGAACCAGGTTTAGCACCTAATAGATTCACAATTTCATCTTCTGTTGCAAATTCAATATTATCAGTTTTGAAATACGCTTTTAATTTAATGTCATTAATTTCATGATGTCCACGGACCAATACCATAATAAATTCGCCTTCAACTTTGAATATCATTGATTTAGTAATTTCATCTAATGGTTTTTCTAAGAAATCTGCAAGTTCTTTTGCTGTCTGTATATGAGGTGTTTCTATTTTAGTTAATGGTTTTATTTCATCATGTTTTTCATTTGGATGGTAAACAACTTCTGCTTTTTCAATGTTAGCAGCATAATCACTTTCTTCACCATAAACAATCGTGTCTTCCCCTATTTCACTTAAAGCCATAAATTCATGTGTATGGCTTCCCCCAATTGCTCCTGAGTCTGCTAAGACAGGTCTGGCATTGATGCCTACACGTTTGAATATGCGATCATATGCACCATACATGTCTTCATAAGTTGCGTCTAATGAATCTTCATCAGCATGGAAAGAATATGCGTCTTTCATGATAAATTCTCTACCACGTAATAATCCAAAACGAGGTCGTTTTTCATCTCTAAATTTTGATTGAATCTGGAACAATGTTAAAGGTAATTGTTTGTATGATTTCAATTCATCACGAACAATTGAAGTTACTACTTCTTCATGTGTCGGTCCAAGCGCAAATTCACGTCCATGTCTATCTTTCAAGCGCATTAATTCTGGTCCATAGGCATCCCAACGACCAGATTCTTCCCACAATTCTGATTGTTGCAATGCAGGCATTAATATTTCAACAGCATCAACGCTTTCCATTTCTTCTCTAATAATCTCTTCGATATTATTTAATACTCTTGCTGCCAATGGTAAATAACTATAAATACCACTCGTACTTTGTTTTATAAGCCCTGCTTTTAATAGTAAGCGATGACTCAATGCCTCAGCTCCTGCTGGCATCTCTTTCATTGTAGGTATAAATACTTTTGACTGTTTCATTTCGAAAATGCTCCTCTCAATTATAAGAAATAGCGTTGGATATCATTCCAAGTCACTAAAACCATAACAATTAATACAAATACTGCACCTATTGCAACAATTGTTGTTTCTGCTTTTTTGTTTACTGGTTTTCTAAAAATTGCTTCATATATTACAAATAAGATTCGACCACCATCTAATGCTGGTACTGGTAATAAATTCATCAAGCCTAAGTTCACACTTAACAATGCCATCCAAGAAATCAGATTAATTATGCCAGTTTTAACAACGGAATCGACAGTGTGGTAAATACCCACTGGTCCATTTAACATGTCAAATGAAAATTGTCCTGTAAAAATACTAGCAATCATACTTAAAATTGCAGTGAAAATTAGTTTTCCTGCTGTTACTGTTTGTTCTAGTCCAGAAATAATTGGTTTAAATACTGTATGTTCAGTATCTGCTTGGTAACCTAATATATATTTAGTTTCTGAATGTGTTTTAGTCATTTTTTGTTCTACTTTTTTAGGTTTAATGTCAAAAGTTTGTTGTTTGCCATCGCGCTCAACTGTTAACTTCGTCTTTTGATCTTTAATTTCACTAACCGCTTGATCTATATCGTCTTTATCGTTAATTTTATGACTTCCCAATTTAACAATTGTATCACCTGATTTCAATCCTGCTTGTGCTGCAGGTGAACCTTTGGCAACTTCATCAACGGAGTTTGTTGGTGTACCTTGATAATATGCTAGACCAATAAATAATACTAATGTAAGTAAGAAATTGAAAAGAGGTCCTGCAAATAACGTTAAGAATTTTTGATATGGTTTTTTGTAAGTAAATTGTCGATCTTTTGGCGCAATTTGTATTAAACTACCATTTTCAACAAAGTATGATTTATCGGCAATTGGATAACGATGTCTTTCTTGATCATATGCCGTTATGCCTTCAATATATAAACCATCTTTAAAGTCACATTGTTTTACTTCTATAGCTTCGATTTGTTGAAATTTGTGTTGATCATCTAGAATGATATGTGTAATTTCGTCTTTATCATTCACTTTAATTTTCACATGCATACCTGGTTGTACGGGGGGCTCTTCTAAACCATCACCAGCCATACGTACATAACCACCTACAGGTAATAATCTTATAGTATACAGCGTTTCATTTTTTCTAAAACTAAATATTTTAGGGCCCATGCCTATTGCAAATTCAGGGCACATAATTCCTGCTCTTTTAGCGAAGAACATATGGCCATATTCATGCACAGATACAAGAACACCAAATACGATTATAAAAGAAATAATTGTTACTAGGAAACTCAATTAAATACACCTCATATTTTCGGAATAAATTGATTACTAATGCGCAATATATTAAATCAAGTGTTGAAATAACTATAATATTTGCCACTTTAGGTTATAAAAGTATAACACAACTAGTCTAACAGACACACGCAACTTTAACCTATTCAAACACCCTTTTAACCTAATAAAAAAGTAATGACTATAACTGCTAATAATTAATTAACTTATCAAAAAGAGTTAATTAATAATATAACAGCCTATAATCGCTTAGATATATTACTTCATTAACTCCCATTTTTTTGTATATAGTTGTACTTTGGACATTAAATTTAAAATTACATTTGAATTAAAAAGATATTTAATAATGGTAATACAAACATGAAGCTATCGAAGCGGTCTAAAATACCACCATGTCCAGGTAATAAGCGTCCAGAATCTTTAACACCAAAATGACGTTTGAATCCTGATTCTACCAAATCACCTAACTGCCCAAACATACTTAATATTATTGTAAGTATCAGTAATATCCACGTTGCAATATTAAAATCTACAAACATAATCATTACCAATGGAATGATTAAACTACATACTAGCCCTCCAATAAAACCTTCGATGGTTTTATTTGGACTTATAACTGGCCATAATTTATGTTTACCCATTAAACGACCAAAAAGATATGCACCAGTATCTGTAGACCAAACTACTAAAAATGCAAAGAGTATGTAATGTATACCTTCAGATCTCGTTTCATACAAATACATAAATCCAATTCCAACATATGCAATAGACATTAGGCAAAATGCAGCATCCATAAAACTGAATCTATTTTTAGAAAGTACTGTATAACTTAATAAAATAAAGCTCATAGCAATTAATGATTTTAACTGTAAAGCACTTACCCACGCTCCAGCATCTTGAGGTAACATAATAATCAAAATGCCTAATGCACTTATAATACCTGGAACAGATAAGAACTTAATCATATTCATATTAAGCAATTCTTTTAATCCTATGAATGCTAATAAATATGAAAATAAAATTAGACTAAATCCGCCCTTTAATAATATAGGGAGGAAAACGATAAGTGCGATGATTGCCGTTAAAGTTCTAACTTTCATACTTTTCTCCTAACTATTTATAATCCACCAAAACGTCGTTGGCGAGACTGATAAATTTTAATGCAATTTATTAATTCTTCTTTGTCAAAATCGGGCCATAGTTTTTCGTTAAATATAAACTCACTATAGGATGCTTGCCAAATTAGGAAATTACTAATACGTTGCTCTCCAGAAGTTCTAATAAGTAACTCAGGATCTGGATAATTATGCGTCATCAAATGATCATTAATCATTTCCTCTGTAATATTATCACTCGTTAAACCATCCTCAGACAATTTATCATATAATGATTTTACACTATGTACAATTTCAGCACGACCACCGTAATTAATAGCAAAAACTAGTTTTAATCCAGTATTATTTTTAGTATCTTCTTTTGCTTTTTCAATCGCTTTTAATGTAGATGTTGGTAAATGTTCCATAAAACCAATTGTCTCTACTTTAACATTATTTTCTATCAACTCTGGTAGAAAAGTTTTTAAAAAGTTAACCGGCAAGTTCATGATATAATTGACTTCATTTTTCGGTCTTGCCCAATTTTCTGTAGAGAACGCATACAACGTTAAATACTTGATTCCTATATCACTAGCTTCCATAGTGATTTTTTTTACCGTTTGCATACCTTGATAATGACCTTGGATTCTAGGCAATTTTCTTTGTTTTGCCCATCGTCCATTACCATCCATAATGATAGCAACATGTTCAGGTATATTATGTAAATCTAAATCAAAATCGGATTGATTAGGCTGATTTTTTTTCTGCTTTTTTAACTTTTTAAACATGGTATTTCCTCCGAGCGTGATCATCTCTGTTTATTATAATAAGTTCTAGATACATTTATCTACCATTTTATCATACTAGATAAGCGCATTGAATAAACAAATAAAAAAACTGTACCAAAGTCTGATTTGATACAGTTCAGATAAATATATGAAACACCTCAAACTTCAAGTTAAGACCGTAATAATTTACGTCCTTTGAAGTGAAGTTTGAAGTATAATCATTTTTACCATGTTTATACTGACATAATATCTTTTTCTTTTTCTTCTAATAAGCTATCAATTTTTTTAATTGAATCGTCAGTAAGTTTTTGAACATCATCTGTTTGTCCTTTTAAATCATCTTCAGTGATGTCGCCGTCTTTTTGTTGTTTCTTAAGATCGTCATTTGAATCACGACGTACATTACGTATCGCAACTTTTGCATTTTCACCAATTTTTTTAACATCTTTAACTAAATCTTTACGACGTTCTTCTGTTAATGCCGGGATACTTATACGAATCACTTCGCCATCACTAGAAGGATTAACGCCTAAATTAGCTGCATTAATTGCTTTTTCAATGTTAGTCACTGAAGATTTGTCGTATGGTGCAATAACAAGTAAACGCGCTTCAGGCACACTAATGCTCGCAAGTTGTTGTACTGGTGTTGGTGCGCCATAGTAATCTACGTTTACACCATTTAATAAATTGGAATTTGCTCTACCTGCACTGATATTAGCTAATTCTCTTGAAAGACTATCTATAGATTTTTGCATTTTTGATTTCGTGTCATTAATAATGTCAGTCATTGTCATACACCTCTGATTATTTTGTTATTAAAGTTCCTATTTTTTCACCCATAACAGCACGTTTAATATTACCTTCTTCAGTAATAGAGAATACATTCAATGGAATATTGTTATCCATACAGAATGAAGATGCTGTTGAGTCCATTACTTGTAAACCTTCTTGTAACATTTGAATATGAGTAAGGTGTTCATATTTAACTGCATCCGGATCTACTTTTGGATCAGCAGAGTAAACACCATCAACATTATTTTTACCCATTAAGATAACATCAGCTTCAACTTCAGCCGCACGTAACGCTGCTGTCGTATCAGTAGAGAAGTAAGGATTACCGATACCAGCCGCAAAAATAACTACACGTTTTTTCTCTAAATGTCTTATAGCACGACGACGAATATACGGTTCTGCAACCTGTTTCATTTCAATTGAAGTTAAAACACGTGTATCACACTCGAGTTGCTCAAGACTGTCTTGTAAAGCTAAAGCATTCATTACTGTAGCTAACATTCCCATGTAATCAGCAGCTCCACGATCCATACCTAAATCGCTACCTGTTTTACCTCTCCAAATATTACCTCCACCAACGATTACTGCAATTTCACAATCCATTTTTGCTACTTCAGCAACTTGTTGAGCTACACTCTTAATAATAATTGGATTAATTCCAAAACCATCGTCTCCTGCTAATGCTTCGCCACTTAATTTTAAAACAACACGTTTGTAATTAGAAGTTTGAGCCATTGTCTTATCCTCTCTATTGTAAAAATATGTAATTGATACAAGTAAAGAAGACACAATAGGTCTTCCAATACAAAAGTAAATCTTTCATACGGAGCACAAAAGGTGTCTTCTTCCTTGATCTAACTATGAAAAATTATTTCATTTGTCCTTTTACTTCATCCGCAAAGTTTTCTTCACGTTTTTCCATACCTTCGCCTACTTCGAAACGTACGAAGTCAACAAGTTTGCCACCTTTTGATTTTAAGAAAGCTTCTACTGTTTGGTCTGGATCTTTTACAAAGTTTTGGTCAACGGCACAGATTTCTTGTAGATATTTACGTAAACGGCCTTCTACCATTTTTTCAACAATATTTTCTGGTTTGCCTTCATTTAAAGCTTGTTGTTTTAAAACTTCTCTTTCGTGTGCGATTTCATCTTCACTAACTTGCTCTGATGAAACGTATTTAGGGTTAATCGCAGCAATGTGCATAGCTACATCTTTAGCAGCTTCTGAGTCAGTTGAACCTTCAACTACAGTTAAAACACCGATGCGTCCACCCATGTGTAAATAAGAACCAAAAGCATCGTTATCAGTTTTAGTTCTAACTTCGAAACGACGTACGCTTAATTTTTCACCAATTGTAGAGATAGCTTCTTTGATGCGTTGGTCAACTGTTTTACCATTTGGTAAAGTAGTTTCTAATAACGCTTCTACTGTTTCAGCTTTAGTATCTAATACTTGGATAGCAACTTCTTTAACTAATTCTTGGAAACCTTCGTTACGAGCAACGAAATCTGTTTCTGAGTTAATTTCTACGATTGCTGCTTCATTACCTTTTTCTTCAACATGTACAAGACCTTCTGCTGCAATACGGTCTGATTTTTTATCCGCTTTTGCGATACCTTTTTCACGTAAGTAGTCTATCGCTTGATCGATGTCACCATCAGTTTCTGTTAGCGCTTTTTTACAGTCCATCATGCCTGCACCAGTTTTTTCACGTAATTCTTTTACAAGTTTAGCTGAAATTGCCATTTTATATTCCTCCATCATTTAATGAATTTTAATAAATTTATCTTAAAAAAAAGGTGATAAGCCTATTTACCTTATCACCCATTTTACATTATTCTTAGTTTGATTCAACAGAAGTGTTTTCTTCAGTTGTTTCTGCTTCAGTAGCTTCAGTTGATTCTTTTAAATCAATGTTTTGTTCTGCTGCTACTTCTTCATTTGATACACCTTGTTGACCTTCTAAGATTGCATCTGCCATTTTACCAGTTAATAATTTAACGGCACGAATAGCATCATCGTTAGCCGGGATAACGTAATCAATTTCATCAGGATCACAGTTTGTATCCACGATACCTACGATAGGGATGTGTAATTTACGTGCTTCAGCAATTGCGTTGCGCTCTTTACGAGGATCAACTACAAATAATGCTTGAGGCATTGATTTCATATCACGAATTCCGCCTAAGAATTTAATTAAACGGTCGTATTCTTTTTTAAGTTCTACAACTTCTTTTTTAGGTAATACTTCGAACAAGCCATCTTCTTCCATTTTTTCAATTTCAGAGATGCGTTTGATACGTTTAGAAATTGTTTTATAGTTAGTTAAGATTCCACCTAACCATCTTTGGTTAACATAGAATTGACCAGCACGTTCTGCTTCAGCTTTAACTGAATCTTGTGCTTGTTTTTTCGTACCAACGAATAAAACTTTTCCACCATCTTCTGATACTTGTTTAATGAAGTTATAAGCTTCTTCTACTTTTTTCACTGTTTTTTGTAAATCGATAATATAGATACCGTTTCTTTCAGTGAAAATGTATCTTTTCATTTTTGGGTTCCAACGGCGTGTTTGGTGACCGAAGTGAACACCTGCTTCTAGCAATTGTTTCATTGAAATTACTGCCATAATAAAATTCCTCCTATTGGTTAATTACCTCCACAAAAAGCTCGTACAAACACGATAAAACACTATCGCACCCTTCATACTTTCACTTTTTATGTGTGTATTGGCTTAATAGCCGTGAATAAATATATCATATTCACTCTTATAAATCAATAGTTTTGCGTTTGATTTCCACATATTTAAAGAACGACTAAACAACACGCTTCAGTCGTTCTTTTATATATAGTATTCGCTCAACGTTTTAATTTATTTATATTACTTAATTCTATCTAATTCATCTAAGAATTTTTCTTTTTTCACTTTGATAAATGTACCTTTCATACCAAGTGAACGTGATTCAATAACACCCGCGCTTTCAAGTTTACGTAAAGCATTTACGATTACTGAACGTGTAATGCCAACTCTATCTGCAACTTTTGAAGCGATAAGCAAGCCTTCTTTGCCACCTAATTCTTCAAAGATATGTTCAATTGCTTCACTTTCTGAATATGATAATGAATTAATTG
It encodes the following:
- a CDS encoding PolC-type DNA polymerase III, which translates into the protein MAMTNQEKFKILADQIKIANQLDATFLEQSELTRVDVKATDRSWVFQITFPHFLSIEDYLLFTSAVTEEFKLIAKVDCNFTINNKMNQDEYALKYFSYCIDQTKLSPKVKGQLKQKRLIMSGDVLKIMCQNDIERDHFDKACNGSLIKAFQKCGFDFNKVVFETDSVSTGDDLASLEAHIQEEDEKSAREATEKLEKMKAEKAKQQDNNESSVTKCQIGKPIQVESVKPIESIIEEEFKVAVEGVIFDINLKELKSGRHIVELKVTDYTDSLVLKMFTRKNKDDLDHFKALSVGKWVRAQGRIEEDTFVRDLVMMMSDIEEIKKSTKQDKAEEKRVEFHLHTSMSQMDGIPNISAYVDQAAKWGHKAIAVTDHNVVQAFPDAHSAAEKNGIKMIYGMEGMLVDDGVPIAYKPMDRDLKSATYVVFDVETTGLSNQYDKIIELAAVKVKDGEIIDKFERFSNPHERLSETIINLTHITDDMLVDAPEIEEVLTDFKTWVGDAIFVAHNASFDMGFIDTGYEHVGIGASTNGVIDTLELSRTINTEYGKHGLNFLAKKYGVELTQHHRAIYDTEATAYMFIKMLKQLEALGVENHQDINKSLSNEDAYKRARPNHVTLIVQNQTGLKNLFKIVSASLVEYYYRTPRIPRSLLDEHREGILVGSACDEGEVFTAVMQKDQSQVERIAKYYDFIEVQPPALYQDLIDRELVRDNETLHEIYNRLLRAGEVNNIPVIATGNAHYLYEHDSIARKILIAAQPGNPLNRSTLPEAHFRTTDEMLDELHFLGEEKAYEIVVKNTNELADRIERVVPIKDELYTPRMDGANDEIRDLSYSNARALYGDDLPQIVIDRLEKELESIIGNGFSVIYLISQRLVKKSLDDGYLVGSRGSVGSSFVATMTEITEVNPLPPHYICPKCKKSEFFNDGSVGSGFDLPDKKCETCECDLIKEGQDIPFETFLGFKGDKVPDIDLNFSGEYQPKAHNYTKELFGEDYVFRAGTIGTVAEKTAFGYVKGYLNDQGIHKRGAEVDRLVKGCTGVKRTTGQHPGGIIVVPDYMDIYDFTPVQFPADDQSSAWKTTHFDFHSIHDNVLKLDILGHDDPTMIRMLQDLSGIDPKTIPVDDKETMGIFSSPDPLGVTQEAILCKTGTFGVPEFGTGFVRQMLEDTKPTTFSELVRISGLSHGTDVWLGNAQDLIRSGTCDLASVICCRDDIMVYLMYNGLEPSLAFKTMEFVRKGKGLTDDMVEAMVDNEVPDWYLDSCRKIKYMFPKAHAAAYVLMAVRIAYFKVHYPLYYYASYFTVRASDFDLITMIKDKDSIRNAVNDMYSRYMDLAKKEKDTLTVLEIMNEMAQRGFRMQPISLEKSKAFEFIIEGDTLIPPFISVPGLGENVAQRIVEAREEGPFLSKEDLNKKAGLSQKVIEYLDELGSLPNLPDKAQLSIFDM
- the rseP gene encoding RIP metalloprotease RseP, which gives rise to MSFLVTIISFIIVFGVLVSVHEYGHMFFAKRAGIMCPEFAIGMGPKIFSFRKNETLYTIRLLPVGGYVRMAGDGLEEPPVQPGMHVKIKVNDKDEITHIILDDQHKFQQIEAIEVKQCDFKDGLYIEGITAYDQERHRYPIADKSYFVENGSLIQIAPKDRQFTYKKPYQKFLTLFAGPLFNFLLTLVLFIGLAYYQGTPTNSVDEVAKGSPAAQAGLKSGDTIVKLGSHKINDKDDIDQAVSEIKDQKTKLTVERDGKQQTFDIKPKKVEQKMTKTHSETKYILGYQADTEHTVFKPIISGLEQTVTAGKLIFTAILSMIASIFTGQFSFDMLNGPVGIYHTVDSVVKTGIINLISWMALLSVNLGLMNLLPVPALDGGRILFVIYEAIFRKPVNKKAETTIVAIGAVFVLIVMVLVTWNDIQRYFL
- a CDS encoding isoprenyl transferase → MFKKLKKQKKNQPNQSDFDLDLHNIPEHVAIIMDGNGRWAKQRKLPRIQGHYQGMQTVKKITMEASDIGIKYLTLYAFSTENWARPKNEVNYIMNLPVNFLKTFLPELIENNVKVETIGFMEHLPTSTLKAIEKAKEDTKNNTGLKLVFAINYGGRAEIVHSVKSLYDKLSEDGLTSDNITEEMINDHLMTHNYPDPELLIRTSGEQRISNFLIWQASYSEFIFNEKLWPDFDKEELINCIKIYQSRQRRFGGL
- the pyrH gene encoding UMP kinase — encoded protein: MAQTSNYKRVVLKLSGEALAGDDGFGINPIIIKSVAQQVAEVAKMDCEIAVIVGGGNIWRGKTGSDLGMDRGAADYMGMLATVMNALALQDSLEQLECDTRVLTSIEMKQVAEPYIRRRAIRHLEKKRVVIFAAGIGNPYFSTDTTAALRAAEVEADVILMGKNNVDGVYSADPKVDPDAVKYEHLTHIQMLQEGLQVMDSTASSFCMDNNIPLNVFSITEEGNIKRAVMGEKIGTLITK
- the tsf gene encoding translation elongation factor Ts; protein product: MAISAKLVKELREKTGAGMMDCKKALTETDGDIDQAIDYLREKGIAKADKKSDRIAAEGLVHVEEKGNEAAIVEINSETDFVARNEGFQELVKEVAIQVLDTKAETVEALLETTLPNGKTVDQRIKEAISTIGEKLSVRRFEVRTKTDNDAFGSYLHMGGRIGVLTVVEGSTDSEAAKDVAMHIAAINPKYVSSEQVSEDEIAHEREVLKQQALNEGKPENIVEKMVEGRLRKYLQEICAVDQNFVKDPDQTVEAFLKSKGGKLVDFVRFEVGEGMEKREENFADEVKGQMK
- a CDS encoding proline--tRNA ligase, with translation MKQSKVFIPTMKEMPAGAEALSHRLLLKAGLIKQSTSGIYSYLPLAARVLNNIEEIIREEMESVDAVEILMPALQQSELWEESGRWDAYGPELMRLKDRHGREFALGPTHEEVVTSIVRDELKSYKQLPLTLFQIQSKFRDEKRPRFGLLRGREFIMKDAYSFHADEDSLDATYEDMYGAYDRIFKRVGINARPVLADSGAIGGSHTHEFMALSEIGEDTIVYGEESDYAANIEKAEVVYHPNEKHDEIKPLTKIETPHIQTAKELADFLEKPLDEITKSMIFKVEGEFIMVLVRGHHEINDIKLKAYFKTDNIEFATEDEIVNLLGAKPGSLGPIFDKEVKIYADNFIKDLNNIVVGANEDGYHFLNANVGRDFVVTEYGDFRFILEGEPLSDGSGVAHFAEGIEVGQVFKLGTKYSESMNATFLNNQGKAQPLLMGCYGIGVSRTLSAIVEQNNDENGIIWPKSVTPFDLHLITINPKKDDQRELGDQLYAQLKENYDVLYDDRKERAGVKFNDADLIGLPIRVMVGKNAAEGIVEVKRRDTGESDDVHIDNLINHVNQLFTSI
- a CDS encoding phosphatidate cytidylyltransferase; the protein is MKVRTLTAIIALIVFLPILLKGGFSLILFSYLLAFIGLKELLNMNMIKFLSVPGIISALGILIIMLPQDAGAWVSALQLKSLIAMSFILLSYTVLSKNRFSFMDAAFCLMSIAYVGIGFMYLYETRSEGIHYILFAFLVVWSTDTGAYLFGRLMGKHKLWPVISPNKTIEGFIGGLVCSLIIPLVMIMFVDFNIATWILLILTIILSMFGQLGDLVESGFKRHFGVKDSGRLLPGHGGILDRFDSFMFVLPLLNIFLIQM
- the frr gene encoding ribosome recycling factor encodes the protein MTDIINDTKSKMQKSIDSLSRELANISAGRANSNLLNGVNVDYYGAPTPVQQLASISVPEARLLVIAPYDKSSVTNIEKAINAANLGVNPSSDGEVIRISIPALTEERRKDLVKDVKKIGENAKVAIRNVRRDSNDDLKKQQKDGDITEDDLKGQTDDVQKLTDDSIKKIDSLLEEKEKDIMSV